Genomic window (Nicotiana sylvestris chromosome 7, ASM39365v2, whole genome shotgun sequence):
ttaaagaagacaaagttgagaagattttgacaagggttctgccagtctcttgggaaagcaaaatcactgctattcaggaatcaaagaacattgctaccctcaagctggatgaactaattggaaaccttactgcctatgaactgagaaggcaaaccatgaaaatggatgcaccaaagaaggaaagaagtctggctctcaaAATTGCTGAAGGatcagatctggaggatgatgaaatggctatgatcacaagagatttcaaaaagtacctgatgagaggaaaaggtttttcatgaggtacaaccttcaacaaaccaagggctcctgagaaacagaccaatgagggttgctacaagtgtgataagactgatcacatgatcaagaattgcCCTCAATAGGAAATTGAGTGGAAAAAGGAAAggctgaacgaaggaacatgaagaaggaacaagttcaaccaaaaaggaacaaaggatcaacaaaggctatggttgctgcctagggagaaacatcagatgaggactcagaagatgaaactggagatgaacaagcacttatggccatcggagaatcagatgattaacaagaggtaagtattcttcatctcaaagacaagattaaattcatgtctaaagaaaggttgtctgagctaCTGTTGGACTTCATTGAGGAGTCTAAGATAATTAACAAGGAGAAGGAAGAGTTGTCTCGGGAAAGTATGATCCTAAAAGcaaagtgcaaaaatctagagtctagggctaatgagattGAAAGTGAAAATActaagttgaagaaccaggttcttgaacttgacactagtgtcctagaactaaggtctgagaacttaaaactgaaactaggaacagtaaagaagaaagctgatcacacacatctcaccctagaagaaaacttaggaaaaatgaaggatgagttgtacatgaaagatgagcagataagagtattaaaagaagatctagggaaggtaaaacatgaactagacagaacttacaaatggaacaaggcttctgatgcactctcctggctacaagaacatcatagtagcaacaaaagaggacttggttatgggactcaagcacctaagtgggatcctaaaagcaagtacctcactcttcctgaaaacaaaatttgcacacactgtggcaagactggccattacaaaaatgaatataatgcaaaagaaaaggccagtcaaaagaacaaaactttcgttcaagaaaaaaataggttgcctgggtgggctagaaggaatctgatttatccctttgcccatagaaagggacccaaactagtttgagttcctaagactaaccccttaTTTCTTTTtccaggtccaagtgaagggaatcagccaaatatggtacatggatagtggctcctcaaaacatatgactggaagcaagaactagttcttttcacttgaggacttaaggggaggcaatgtctcctttggaaatgggaagaaatgtgagatcattggggttggaaaggtaggtaagacagactctcactctattgagaatgtctacttgatagatggcttgaaatacagcctgattagtgtgtcacaactatgtgacagaggtaaccttgtagcattcacctctactaaatgcttCGTGATTAACCTTAcaactgacaagattgttttgtagggaaaaagagttaacaatatttacattgtagatttgtctactctctcagaaaatgaactaaCCTGCCTAAGTGTTCTGGATAATAATCCCCtcatgtggcacaaaagacttggttatgccagtctgaatcagctaaacaaattggtttctaaggacttggtgatagggttacccaacatcaagttcaaagaagacaaagtttgtgaggtcTGTGCAAGGGGAAGCAGCTAAGATCATCTTTCAAAagtaagaaaatggtaagcacaaccaagtcgttggaactggtccatatggatctctgtggtccaatgagaaccatgagcagaggaggaaagaaatatgtaatggtacttgttgatgattattctagatttacttgggtactatttctaacatcttaagtgaagcatttgacatgttcactgcctttgttagaaaaactcagaaacaactaggaaatcaacttgcatcaattaggtctgatcatggaactgaatttgaaaatgctaagtttgctgaattttgtgataaAAATGGTATAGTTCAcaacttctctgcccctaggacccctcaacaaaatggagtagttgaaagaaagaacatgactcttgaagacatggctaggactatgcttctttttagtaaactgcctcatagcttctgggcagaggccgtaaacactgcatgttacattatcaatagatgcatgactagacctcttgtagagaagactccctatgagttacttaaagggagaaaaccaaatatgcCCCATCTTacggcatttggatgcaagtgctttgtgcacaataatggaaaagactccctaggtaaatTTGATCCCAGAAGttatgagggagtattcttgggatattcttcacatagcaaaacatataaagtgttcaataaaagaactttgtgtgtagaagaaagtgtacatgtagtatttgatgaaactaacattctttttgagagataggaacatgaagatgaagccattggattggtaaaggatttgactgaagcCTCAGCACACGTCAAAGTGgaaccaaaagaaggaacaggtgatggaataggttcttccatccagggcaacctgacagggggaactgatcaaagaggaattgaaataaattccgtaaaagaacttgttcatgacctgttcctcagcaacagaacatgggagaaacatctagcagaaaccagttgattgtgaaacctcacaagtatcaaagttttcatcctattgagaacattatcactGATTCAACATCTGGAGtaaaaactagatcacaattaaagaatctgtgtgcttttgatgcctttttatctcttattgaacctaaaaatgttgttgaggctttgcaggatccAGATTGTGTGAATGCAATgtaagatgaactcaatcagttcgagagaagtcaagtttggcatattgttccaagacccaaggacagattagatattggtacaaaatgggtcttcagaaacaaacttgatgaagatggaacaattacaagaaacaaggcaagactggtggtccaaggttacagccaagaggagggcatagattatgatgagacttttgctccagttgcaagactagaggtaAGCAGACTcttcatagcctttgcagcacacaaggaattcactcttcatcagatggatgtcaaaagtgccttcctgaatggctacctaaaagaagaagtgtttgtaaaacaacctccagggtttgagagcaaagaatgtcctgagcatgtgtacaagttagacaaggctctctatggactcaagcaggccccaagagcatagtatgaacgactgtccaaattcctactggagcatggttacaaaagaggtaaaattgatagtaccttattcttaaaggaaaaaggtaaggatctccttatggtacaaatatatgttgatgacataatctttggggccaccgctgataagctaagtaaggactttacaaaattaatggggagtaagtttgaaatgagtatgatgggtgagcttaacttcttctttggcttgcagatcaaacaaagtcctaatggaaccatgatccatcagcagaagtatacaaaagagcttatcaaaaagtttaaaatggaagaatcaaaggaaatagacacacccattgcaactgccattaaattagacattgatgaacctggttcatcagttgatcaaaagttgtataggggtatgattggttcactcttgtatcttactgccaacagacctgacattattttcagtgtagggctttatgctcgttttcaagcaaatccaaaagagtctcacttgactgctgtcaagaggatactaagatatctgaaaggcaccactaatttgtgtctttggtaccccaaaggtagtaatttcaatctagtaggatatgctgatgctgattatgcaggtttcctagtAGATAGGAAGAACACCTTAGGTATGGCTCACTTTCTTGGTTCATATCTTGTATcttgggccactaaaaagcaaaattcaatgGCCTTATCCACAGCTGAGGATGAATATGTTGTTGTTgcatcttgttgtgctcaattgttatggatcaaatagcagctggtagattttggcattgaatttggttgcattcctatattctgtgataacactagtgctataagtatgacaaagaaccctgttcatcataagagggctaagcacatagatgttagacaccacttcttaagagataactatgagaaaggattgatctccatagaattatgtgctactgataagcaaattgctgacatcatCACTAAaacactgagtagagaaaactttgaaaggaacatgttggacttagggatgattaagatcacctaataggtccagctcagaatgcacaatgaaaaaaaaatgaaaaaaaattatttttttggctaggaattctgaacctgtgtaaatatctagattgattcttactcagcttcatactttaattagtatactcctgtgatatatgtatatatgactcactgatctcttacaacattttctctattatggcatttgaatgatgttcaagagagttctatatgaagaacctggttcatcagtacgggttcatatgaaagctcaggtatgttttctatactctgcacaattagaaaaaTTAATAATTCAATTATGAGCAGATGTCCTATACttgtcaaattcctagaaaattctatctgttgagcattgaaccagttccgtccATCTAGAACTCTAAACTGTGATTTTTGCCTAATATCTAGGGAAGCCAAATCTATCATTAAAATTCTGGAAtttcagtttgattagacttctcTTTGACCCCTGAAAAAGCTGTCGTTACTTACTTAATGTCTAATCCACTTTAAATACACACCACATCTCCAGTCTTCTTCATAATTCTAAAACCGTCAAAAATTACTCTTCAATTCTAAttgccctcttctccaaaattcccaaattctctcaagaaacgaAGAATCATGTCTAACCCACAAGATCATCCTGGCATTCCTCCACCACTATCTAcctcaaattcatcctcatctACTCCACCCAGTACATCTCCAAAACCTAGGTTTCAAAGACAGAAAATGCTTGCTCAAAAACTGTAGAATCTGGGGCTCTGAGGAAGGTTttaaatgaaaggttgaaagctagccaagtgaaagAAAGCCCAGCTCCAAAGTCTGACTCTAGCTATGAGTCTGAATCCTTTCAATCTGCGACTGAGGGAGATGGACATGGGTCTTCTGGCTCTAAAAAGACTCAAGAATCTCCTTCTGAGGTAAGTTCTTATGTGGTTGAAAActtagaaactaggtttgttctggttggaccCATTAGGGATGTTGAGTTTCCTGAGATGAGTAGGCGTGGAGGTAAAAAaaagtctgaaaaagaaaaagagaaatgggtgcatgtggtgaagagatGGGAAAAGGGAAGGGAGCATTTCTTGCTATATGTGGGGTTGCACAAGATAGGTTATATgagagtggcatgaagtcagggggaagtggttctggggaagCATCCGAGGGGTTGATTCATCTAAGCAAACAAAGAGAAGAACCTGTTTCATCTACTGAAGAAACCTTGGCTGGCCTACTGAAAAAGATTGGGGCAAGTTATGACACAAAGAAACGTAAAGCTATTACACCAAAAGCCCCAAATGTTCCCAAGCCATCCAAGAAAAGAAAAGCCTCATCCCTAACAACTACTGCCTCTTCAGTGCCTAGgggtagagccacaagaagcagggtaaaacagagtgaagctgatctacaaaaggctttagaggaaagcaagaaaaagaaaaaggataaggGAAAGGGCAAGGTTGCAGAAACCTCAGAGGCTGTTGAGGAAGaagagatggaactggtccatcaagagAGGGGTACAACAGTGGAGGTCCCTACACCCAAGCCTAAGAAACCCAAGACTTCCTCTAAGAAGTCCTCCTCTGTGCCTGTAGCTGCTGAACCCACACTATCCAAGAGGACAATATCTGCAGTGAAAGCTAAACAAACCAAAGTTTCTGACGATGATgattggagtggagaagaagaagaagaagatgaatctGAGAAGGAACAGGATAAGCTTTCCATTTTTGGTAGGAGAAAAATCTTAAAAGGTAGATTGTTgaaggacctggtggaaccagggatGATGAGATTGGTAGACTCTTTGGCTGctcagggatggaaggacatggtccttcagatggaaggTAGACTAGATAGAAATGAGTTGATTGAATTTATGGCAAATGCTGTTGTTAAGGATGAAGTTGTCCGTAGCCAGGTGAAGGGAGTTCAAGTGTAGTTTGATGCAGTGAAACTGGGAGAGATTCTAgacataccctctgaagggtttgatgactacacTAGGCAAAGGTGGCCATGCCTGGACTCCCTCCCCACTGCCCTTGAAATCACCAAAAGGTTCTGTGATTcagagaatgtgaatgaagccaGAGCTGTGCAGAAGAGTGAGATGAGGCCTCAGCACAAGGTGGTGTTTGTGTTTGTCAACAAGTGTTTATTGCCAAGACAGGAGAGAAGGCACACTGCCAACTACATGGATCTGGTTCTTATGAAATGCCTGGAGAGAGTAAAGCAAATCAACTGGCCTGCCCTTGCAGTCAAACtgctagacagggtcataaatggtttcaaggctcatgctaccccaTATGGCTTCATACTAACCATAGTTCTGGACAGACTCAATGTGCCTATGAAGAAATGGGAAATAGCCTCGAGCAAAGAACACTTTGGAATCAAAACTCTTCTTGCTTGTGACTATCCAATCAATGCCATCCCaattgaacctggttcatccttgAGGACACCTATCAACAACAAGGTTAGGACTTTGGTTCAGGAATGTGCAGCTAAGGATGCTAAaattgctaggctcaaggctcgtgtggttGAAGTAGAAGCTGAGAGGGATGGTCTCAGAATTGAGCTTGCAAAAGAAaatgagaagaatgatggaattcttcagaacatgcttaatcttctccaaactcaaccgtccagttcctccaagccttaggactccTAGTTTTCGTCTCCTGAACTAGTTCTAGTAccccagtgacccagattagggaattttctgtttttttgctcatggtttggatgtttttctttctttttgtggattgttaaTGGAAACATATCTCTCTCAATGACAACTACTGTTTTCTCTTGTTCAATGATTATTCtgaccttgatagtttaaatatgtttgtttgattactgatgattgcaccatgattgcacttgcagttgccccagtggccatgggTACTTATTAAAATTTGGAATTCACACTATgaatgcaacttttcgatgatgccaaaagggggaagagatattgtgctttacatatgattctgaaataagtgatatttataacctaattaacctggtccttgatgaaaataaatttttctaagtttagtaatgatggttaagctgagttcttacaggtttTTTGATCAGTAAAAAgtacagagtttgtcatcatcaaaaagggggaatttgttggcccaagaacaggtgaagttttgaagaatgacaaatgaactcagtcatggaccaggtccatcttgtgaagcaatGTAGTGATCAACCTACACATGTGAGATGCaggtgaaggagataagtcctactaatcaagcagcaatatctcctgatctgatcgaaaaggttgcatattggataaggagagcaAGTCTCCTTATAGGAAAAGAACACATTCCGAATAAAGAaagtgttagagtttgatatcttcaaggactcaactacgatagaagatcagaaattgagtcccaatcaaactctgacttgtaacctattaaatgacagtgattggtctcttttacaggtattgcacaaaCACAGAAGTTAAattaaattgaaagcaaaagagcaaggagattttgcaagcaatttgtgttagatttgagtgtgcactcctaaagcaacttgaacgagatagaagaaccagttccattgtgttttttcttattctagttcaattgtagtaggtggtttaaaaatgtacctttcagctttcatagaagcaattgtattaggtactttgagtgttcaagttataagctaacttgaagttgtcgcaacaattgaggttgtgtgccacaacgggattagagttaatccttaggtttacaaagtatttttgtaaatgctattttggctcagtgattttagtggaagtttgggaaaatcctactaagtagtagttcatggttttttcaccttttgagccgggtgttttccacgtaaaaatctctgtgttctttattttatgtactctttattccgcaaacagtagtagttaaaACACCCAGAAGAATCAGGTTCTTCtagagcaaaaattgggtaccacacaaatcaccccccatcttgtgtggtattgatgtTTAGAACATCACGACGTGTCTACAGATGGTGCACATCTTCAGTCTGAAGTCCCACCATTATCGTAAGATGCATAGAGCGTGAGCCTTTCTAATGTCGACGTTAGAGTCAGCGGGCCATCCTAGGAGGTTCTAGGTACTGTGTGGCGAGATGAGCCATCGTCCTTGTGGCCAGTTAATGTTCCCACCTCGCCTACCAATGAAAGAGGTAAGGGGGTTGCCGAGGATAGTTATGAGGCAGGATCCAATCTTGATCCTAATGAGGTTTGAATGATGAGAAAGTGGTTTACTTGCGTTGAAGTCAGGTTAGATGGGTCCTGGAGGACCATCGTGGTTCCTATGGACCGGGACTTGCTGGTGAGTACAGAGAATTTAGTACCCTCCTTAGGTCTACTTTGCTCTAACGTGGAGGATgccacctaggaggatgccactacTAAATTCTCGTAGTTAATTTAGTCACTACTCAAA
Coding sequences:
- the LOC138873657 gene encoding DNA polymerase delta subunit 3-like; translated protein: MGACGEEMGKGKGAFLAICGVAQDRLYESGMKSGGSGSGEASEGLIHLSKQREEPVSSTEETLAGLLKKIGASYDTKKRKAITPKAPNVPKPSKKRKASSLTTTASSVPRGRATRSRVKQSEADLQKALEESKKKKKDKGKGKVAETSEAVEEEEMELVHQERGTTVEVPTPKPKKPKTSSKKSSSVPVAAEPTLSKRTISAVKAKQTKVSDDDDWSGEEEEEDESEKEQDKLSIFGRRKILKGRLLKDLVEPGMMRLVDSLAAQGWKDMVLQMEGRLDRNELIEFMANAVVKDEVVRSQVKGVQV